A window of the Nanoarchaeota archaeon genome harbors these coding sequences:
- a CDS encoding DMT family transporter: protein MQTWLIFALTFAFLHALVAVFDRHILKSAKVDALALSAIRFSINAVVAYIFVLALAIPFSAFGINYLAIALSLLYFLAAITYFYALKAGEVSKLIPYRDAISVSLSFFFAVILLSEKFLAIDFLGVVVIVLGGYIVWTDGKIIVPKKSAGMVLIAISAVFLALIGIVAKLGVGSMHPLMLSLYMYVFVAIYFVLFSFATKRKQLIETINAIRSEKKLVRLIFAASIAAPIGVAFQFYALSMQNAAKVLPISGTLPLFAALIGWLALKEKHGVARVIGAILLIMGIYILAIV, encoded by the coding sequence ATGCAAACATGGCTTATTTTCGCTTTGACCTTTGCGTTCTTGCACGCGCTTGTTGCTGTTTTTGACAGGCATATTCTGAAGAGCGCGAAAGTCGATGCTCTCGCGCTTTCTGCAATAAGGTTTTCTATCAATGCGGTTGTCGCATATATTTTTGTTCTTGCCCTTGCAATTCCGTTCTCCGCATTCGGCATAAATTATCTGGCGATTGCGTTGTCCCTACTTTATTTTTTAGCTGCAATAACATATTTTTACGCGCTTAAAGCAGGTGAAGTGTCAAAACTGATTCCTTATCGCGATGCCATTTCCGTGAGTTTGTCATTTTTTTTCGCAGTAATTCTTTTGTCAGAAAAATTTCTTGCGATTGATTTTCTTGGAGTCGTGGTTATTGTTTTGGGCGGATACATTGTCTGGACAGATGGAAAAATAATAGTCCCGAAAAAATCCGCCGGAATGGTTCTTATAGCAATATCCGCTGTTTTTCTTGCGCTTATCGGCATAGTTGCAAAGCTTGGCGTCGGCTCAATGCATCCTCTAATGCTATCGCTTTACATGTATGTTTTTGTTGCGATTTATTTTGTTCTTTTTTCGTTTGCAACAAAGCGCAAACAACTTATAGAAACAATCAATGCCATACGTTCCGAAAAAAAACTCGTCCGGCTGATTTTTGCGGCATCGATTGCCGCGCCTATTGGGGTCGCTTTCCAGTTCTACGCGCTTTCAATGCAGAACGCTGCAAAAGTTCTTCCGATATCAGGAACGCTTCCGCTTTTTGCCGCTCTGATTGGATGGCTCGCGCTGAAAGAGAAACACGGGGTTGCGCGCGTAATCGGCGCGATTTTGCTTATAATGGGAATTTATATTTTGGCGATCGTATAG
- a CDS encoding NUDIX domain-containing protein, whose translation MEIIITVGALVQKDGKILLVQEAKERVRGLWNFPAGGFDPPEDIADGARREVKEETGFDVKLDGLVGIYQNPPNTDNDFMRIHFRFKALIVSGELNIPKNEIMDARWFTPKEILAMDDSKLRGKTIKAVVRDYLSGKLYPVDSLKYIR comes from the coding sequence ATGGAAATAATAATAACTGTCGGCGCGCTTGTCCAGAAGGATGGAAAAATATTGCTTGTGCAGGAAGCAAAAGAACGGGTGCGTGGGCTATGGAATTTTCCTGCAGGCGGATTTGACCCTCCGGAAGATATTGCTGACGGGGCCCGGCGCGAAGTAAAGGAAGAGACCGGATTTGATGTTAAACTTGATGGCCTTGTGGGGATATATCAGAACCCTCCGAACACAGACAACGATTTTATGAGGATCCATTTTCGTTTCAAAGCATTAATAGTTTCCGGCGAATTGAATATTCCGAAGAACGAAATTATGGACGCGCGCTGGTTCACCCCCAAAGAAATTCTTGCAATGGATGATTCAAAGTTGCGCGGAAAAACAATAAAGGCTGTGGTGCGCGATTATCTTTCCGGTAAATTGTATCCGGTTGATTCCCTTAAGTACATTCGCTAA
- a CDS encoding MATE family efflux transporter encodes MDSEKSRGAQIHPKGAGNHLTEGPIISSMLALALPIIFANILQTMYQLIDTFWVGRLGANAIAAVSLSFPILFLIISIGGGLAIAGTILVAHHKGGGRQHSINYVSAQTFLMMVLVSIPLSIIGYFASPYLIKLMGADAAVFTGAVSYLQISFAGLVFVFGYFVFQSLMRGVGDVKTPIYVVLGTVALNYVLDPLFIMGYGPIPAYGVAGAAIATVITQGLAAIIGLWMLFSGKYGIHLNLKNLAPDYSVIKRIFALGVPASLEQSSQALGMAVMTFLVASFGTEVVAMYGIGGRIISFVIIPAIGFSIATSTLVSQNIGAGKKDRAREITKKGAIMAFLILTFAGIIIFIFAKPLAALFIPGDIAVIEGSALFVRITALTFGFIGVQQVLAGAFRGWGDTFIPMILAIFALWVLRFPLAYVLSKHTALAASGIWWAFPVANVVAGVAAVLWYRSGSWRESKLNENFRMREEVIEEAIADEGVQ; translated from the coding sequence ATGGATTCTGAAAAATCGCGCGGCGCGCAAATCCATCCCAAAGGCGCCGGAAACCACCTCACTGAAGGGCCCATAATATCATCAATGCTTGCCCTTGCATTGCCGATTATCTTTGCAAATATTCTCCAGACAATGTACCAGCTTATCGACACGTTCTGGGTCGGCAGGCTTGGCGCGAATGCAATCGCCGCGGTTTCATTAAGCTTTCCGATACTCTTTTTGATAATATCCATCGGCGGAGGGCTTGCAATCGCAGGGACAATACTTGTCGCCCACCATAAGGGCGGAGGCAGGCAGCACAGCATTAATTATGTTTCAGCCCAGACATTTCTGATGATGGTCTTGGTATCTATACCGCTTTCAATAATAGGGTATTTTGCATCTCCGTACCTCATAAAGCTGATGGGTGCGGATGCGGCAGTTTTTACTGGCGCGGTTTCATACCTTCAGATCTCTTTTGCAGGCCTTGTTTTCGTATTCGGTTATTTCGTTTTCCAGTCGCTCATGCGCGGGGTCGGAGACGTAAAAACGCCGATATACGTTGTCCTTGGCACAGTTGCTTTGAATTACGTGCTTGATCCGTTGTTTATCATGGGCTACGGCCCCATTCCAGCATACGGCGTTGCCGGAGCAGCTATTGCGACAGTCATTACTCAAGGGCTTGCTGCAATAATCGGCCTTTGGATGCTTTTCAGCGGGAAGTACGGCATACATTTGAATCTGAAAAATCTTGCGCCGGACTATTCGGTTATAAAACGGATTTTTGCGCTCGGGGTTCCGGCATCTCTTGAGCAGTCTTCGCAGGCTCTCGGAATGGCAGTGATGACTTTTCTTGTCGCAAGTTTCGGGACTGAGGTAGTGGCAATGTACGGCATCGGCGGAAGAATAATCAGCTTTGTTATAATACCGGCAATAGGATTTTCGATTGCCACATCAACTCTTGTCAGCCAGAATATCGGCGCCGGAAAAAAAGACCGGGCGCGTGAGATTACAAAAAAGGGCGCGATTATGGCGTTTCTTATCCTGACTTTTGCCGGCATAATAATTTTCATATTCGCAAAGCCGCTTGCGGCATTGTTCATACCAGGAGACATCGCGGTTATTGAAGGAAGCGCGCTTTTTGTTCGCATTACTGCGCTGACATTCGGCTTTATCGGCGTGCAGCAGGTGCTGGCAGGCGCGTTTCGCGGCTGGGGCGATACATTCATTCCTATGATCCTTGCAATTTTCGCGCTTTGGGTCCTGAGGTTTCCTTTGGCATACGTTCTTTCAAAGCACACCGCTCTTGCAGCAAGCGGCATATGGTGGGCGTTTCCTGTTGCAAATGTTGTTGCCGGAGTTGCCGCAGTTTTGTGGTACCGGAGCGGCTCGTGGCGCGAATCAAAACTAAATGAGAACTTCAGGATGCGCGAGGAAGTCATTGAAGAGGCAATTGCGGATGAGGGTGTGCAGTAA
- the gatE gene encoding Glu-tRNA(Gln) amidotransferase subunit GatE: protein MELDYQKMGFKCGIEIHRRLKTKKLFCNCATDVDEASKSEITRKLRAVAGELGKVDAAVMHELGREKEFIYKIYPKSSCLVEMDEEPPHSVNQDALKISLLISKMFSAKIPQELHFMRKTVIDGSNTSGFQRTAIVGIDGNLETSKGFVGIANISLEEESCQILETRDGETVFGLNRLGIPLVEIGTAPDIKSPEHAKETAEKIGMLLKSTGNVMRGIGTIRQDVNVSIKDGARTEIKGAQDLKMIPELVNQEVLRQTGLLNIKQKLQERDFKKQELYFINATSVFKGSQSKILGGKEIYAIKLEKIAGLFKEKLNDFRTLGNEVAGFARAKAKVKGIIHSDEDLAKYGIINEFVELRKFLGAKDGDLIAIVAADKNTAENAMNAVLNRVNELLDGVPKETRRALANGDSEFMRPLPGAARMYPETDVAPIVVLKSEIRKIKRPETLDEKFAHIQKEIGGELAGQIIASDYLDIFESIAEKHESEKKTIAIFFTNTLPQLKSRENIEIEKISEAIFREIFELLSNGKIEKNKIAQVVLEYSRTGKPISEIISAAPKISAQDLEKILEEIILREKTGKMNVIIGAAMKELAGRASGKEIAEVLKRIIAK, encoded by the coding sequence ATGGAACTTGATTACCAGAAGATGGGATTTAAATGCGGCATTGAAATACACCGCCGCCTTAAGACAAAGAAATTATTCTGCAATTGCGCGACTGATGTGGATGAAGCCTCAAAATCAGAAATAACGCGCAAGCTGCGCGCAGTGGCTGGCGAGCTTGGTAAAGTGGATGCCGCAGTAATGCACGAGCTTGGCCGCGAAAAGGAATTTATTTACAAGATCTATCCGAAATCATCATGCCTTGTGGAAATGGATGAAGAGCCGCCGCATAGCGTAAATCAGGACGCCCTCAAAATCTCGCTTCTTATATCAAAAATGTTTTCTGCAAAAATTCCACAAGAGCTTCATTTCATGCGAAAGACAGTGATTGACGGCTCAAACACTTCAGGATTCCAGAGAACCGCGATTGTCGGAATTGACGGAAATCTGGAAACATCCAAAGGGTTTGTCGGCATAGCAAATATTTCGCTTGAGGAGGAAAGCTGCCAGATTCTTGAAACTCGCGATGGGGAAACTGTTTTTGGCCTTAACCGCCTCGGAATTCCGCTTGTTGAAATCGGGACTGCGCCGGATATAAAGAGCCCTGAGCATGCAAAAGAAACCGCGGAAAAAATCGGCATGCTTCTGAAAAGCACGGGAAATGTGATGCGCGGCATAGGCACAATCAGGCAGGATGTAAATGTTTCAATAAAAGACGGCGCACGGACGGAAATAAAAGGCGCGCAGGACCTTAAAATGATTCCTGAACTTGTGAATCAGGAAGTTTTGCGCCAGACGGGGCTTTTGAATATAAAACAAAAACTCCAAGAAAGGGATTTCAAAAAACAGGAATTGTATTTTATCAACGCAACATCGGTTTTCAAGGGCTCGCAGTCAAAAATACTTGGCGGAAAAGAGATTTATGCAATAAAGCTGGAAAAAATCGCAGGACTTTTCAAGGAAAAGCTTAATGATTTTAGGACTCTTGGAAATGAAGTCGCAGGTTTCGCGCGCGCAAAAGCAAAAGTCAAAGGAATAATACATTCTGATGAAGACCTGGCAAAATACGGCATAATAAATGAATTTGTCGAGCTGCGAAAATTTCTCGGAGCAAAGGATGGTGACCTTATCGCGATTGTCGCCGCAGATAAAAATACTGCGGAAAATGCGATGAATGCAGTTCTAAATCGTGTAAATGAATTGCTTGATGGCGTTCCTAAAGAGACGCGCCGCGCCCTTGCAAATGGCGATTCGGAATTTATGCGCCCTCTTCCGGGCGCGGCAAGGATGTATCCGGAAACTGATGTCGCGCCAATTGTTGTTTTGAAATCGGAAATTCGGAAAATAAAGAGACCTGAAACGCTTGATGAAAAATTTGCGCATATCCAAAAAGAAATCGGCGGAGAGCTTGCAGGCCAGATAATTGCGTCGGATTATCTGGATATTTTTGAAAGCATCGCAGAAAAACACGAATCCGAGAAAAAAACTATCGCAATATTTTTTACAAACACGCTTCCACAATTAAAATCCCGGGAAAACATTGAGATTGAGAAAATCAGCGAAGCTATTTTTCGTGAAATCTTTGAGTTGCTTTCAAATGGGAAAATCGAAAAAAACAAAATTGCGCAGGTTGTTCTGGAATATTCGCGCACAGGAAAGCCGATTTCAGAAATAATTTCAGCAGCGCCCAAAATTTCTGCGCAGGATCTTGAAAAAATACTTGAAGAAATAATTTTGCGCGAAAAAACCGGCAAAATGAATGTCATTATCGGCGCGGCAATGAAAGAGCTTGCCGGGCGCGCAAGCGGAAAAGAGATTGCAGAGGTGCTGAAAAGAATTATTGCAAAATAA
- a CDS encoding MarR family transcriptional regulator — protein sequence MKSGIVAFLAVLVIMSSTSNAMKIESYGIVSEITDDNAVRQKMLITILNNEARELNSGSISAPLDSKIVSITDNYGDLDYNIEKNGKSDILFRLSKPLQSGEPRIIVIYLETTGLIKNTGDYFEYLLVFTPKQNISNFEHLLKLPEGAKLYSSEQFAVVFPEAKIGKINDVISVEWISDLAAGEPQVFLARFKTEHINWKSMGMAVALIMAMIVLGRYLQKILKKNINRKKEDFVVRSLNLLNESEKPIVESVIRHPGIKQNELREMLNYRKSAISKIISRLEAREIIERKKSGKINRIYPGDRLKN from the coding sequence ATGAAATCAGGAATTGTAGCATTTTTGGCAGTGCTTGTAATTATGTCAAGCACTAGCAATGCGATGAAAATAGAATCATACGGCATTGTATCGGAAATTACTGATGATAACGCGGTTCGCCAGAAAATGCTGATAACAATATTAAACAATGAAGCCCGCGAACTTAACAGCGGCTCAATTTCCGCGCCTTTGGATTCCAAAATAGTTTCAATAACTGACAATTACGGCGACCTCGATTACAATATCGAGAAAAACGGCAAGTCAGATATCCTATTCAGGTTATCAAAGCCGTTGCAAAGTGGCGAGCCGCGCATCATAGTGATATATCTCGAAACCACAGGCCTTATAAAGAATACGGGGGATTATTTCGAATACTTGTTGGTATTTACGCCAAAACAAAACATATCTAATTTCGAGCATCTCCTGAAACTTCCCGAGGGCGCAAAGCTATACTCTTCCGAGCAATTTGCAGTTGTTTTCCCGGAGGCAAAAATCGGAAAAATAAATGATGTGATCTCTGTTGAATGGATTTCTGATCTGGCTGCCGGAGAGCCGCAGGTATTTCTCGCAAGATTCAAAACAGAACACATTAACTGGAAATCCATGGGCATGGCGGTTGCATTAATTATGGCAATGATTGTTCTGGGGCGTTACCTACAAAAAATTCTGAAAAAAAACATCAACAGAAAAAAAGAAGATTTTGTAGTGCGCTCGTTGAACCTGTTAAACGAAAGCGAAAAGCCCATTGTAGAATCAGTTATAAGACATCCTGGAATAAAGCAGAATGAACTTCGCGAGATGCTAAATTACAGAAAATCGGCGATAAGCAAAATTATAAGCAGGCTTGAAGCAAGAGAAATAATAGAGCGCAAGAAATCCGGCAAGATAAACCGGATTTATCCGGGAGATCGCCTGAAAAACTAA
- a CDS encoding aspartate/glutamate racemase family protein codes for MKTIGLIGGLSWESSIEYYRIINEGVKKMLGGLHSAKCIMYSFDLDEIAKLQHSGNWSEATKMMIDAAQSLERAGADFIIICTNSMHKVFDELQKNIKIPILHIVDATAENIKEMGIKKVGLLGTKYTMEEDFYKGRLSKNHGIEVIMPNEKERQVVHDVIYNELCIGKISDTSREQFKKIIANLEKNGADGVILGCTEIPLLIKQKDCRIPLFDTAEIHAKAAVEYAFKNQ; via the coding sequence ATAAAAACCATCGGCCTAATAGGCGGATTGAGCTGGGAATCTTCTATAGAATATTACCGCATTATAAACGAGGGCGTTAAAAAGATGCTTGGCGGGCTTCATTCTGCAAAATGCATTATGTATTCTTTCGATCTTGATGAAATTGCAAAACTGCAGCATTCCGGAAACTGGAGTGAAGCAACGAAAATGATGATTGATGCTGCGCAAAGCCTTGAGCGCGCTGGCGCGGATTTTATTATCATTTGCACAAACAGCATGCATAAAGTATTTGATGAGTTGCAGAAAAACATCAAGATTCCTATACTGCACATTGTTGATGCCACTGCGGAAAATATCAAGGAAATGGGAATTAAAAAAGTTGGCCTTCTTGGCACAAAGTACACGATGGAAGAGGATTTTTACAAAGGCAGATTAAGCAAAAATCACGGCATAGAAGTTATTATGCCTAATGAAAAAGAGCGGCAGGTTGTGCATGATGTAATCTACAATGAGCTTTGCATCGGAAAAATAAGCGATACTTCGCGGGAACAATTCAAAAAAATAATCGCGAACCTCGAAAAAAACGGCGCAGATGGTGTTATTCTTGGCTGCACTGAAATACCTTTATTGATAAAACAGAAAGATTGCCGAATTCCGCTGTTTGACACTGCGGAAATACATGCAAAAGCGGCTGTCGAATATGCTTTTAAAAATCAGTAA
- a CDS encoding HDIG domain-containing protein has protein sequence MNSSEAGELVKQHVKGEFLLKHMYATEAIMKSSAQFLSENAEMWALCGLLHDIDFEKTKENPVMHGVLAQELLKGKGIPDDVLRAILAHNSMIANPVARETKMEHILVAADSMTGLIIACAMVKGKKIDNVSEDSVKNAFKKKGFAAGSKRENIMECENAGIPYDLFVEISLKAMKEIAEKLSL, from the coding sequence ATGAACAGTTCAGAAGCAGGAGAATTAGTAAAACAGCACGTAAAAGGCGAATTTCTTTTGAAGCACATGTATGCGACAGAGGCAATAATGAAATCATCCGCGCAGTTTTTGAGCGAAAACGCCGAGATGTGGGCGCTCTGCGGCCTTTTGCATGACATAGATTTCGAGAAGACAAAGGAAAATCCGGTGATGCACGGAGTTTTGGCGCAGGAGCTGCTGAAAGGCAAAGGAATTCCGGATGATGTTTTGCGCGCGATTCTTGCCCACAACTCAATGATTGCAAATCCGGTTGCGCGCGAAACAAAAATGGAGCACATATTAGTTGCCGCAGATTCGATGACCGGCCTGATAATCGCCTGCGCGATGGTGAAAGGCAAAAAGATTGATAACGTCAGCGAGGATTCTGTCAAAAACGCGTTCAAGAAAAAAGGCTTTGCTGCGGGCTCAAAGCGCGAGAATATTATGGAATGTGAGAACGCGGGAATTCCTTATGACTTGTTTGTTGAAATTTCGCTTAAGGCAATGAAAGAGATTGCGGAGAAGTTGAGTTTGTAG
- a CDS encoding helix-turn-helix domain-containing protein: MFEARFKLKHNGCWTGGLVKFKSEFLTHITVSLTKDFVQDITEISLAKGEADAIKKYFDKSQIIAKWNVLEEIEKKLIVQVFTDTSGIKFKSVVHTILKNNCFASRKVFLKGGWEIWTIAAPEKGAIKNAIEAIKKLGALELLYVKKSTFDGFNLSDQQEMVLKYAVARGYYNWPRKISAQDLAKKLGFNKATLLEHLRKAEIKIMNREFGI; encoded by the coding sequence ATGTTCGAAGCCAGATTCAAATTGAAGCACAACGGCTGCTGGACAGGCGGTCTTGTGAAATTTAAAAGTGAATTTCTCACGCACATCACAGTTAGCCTTACAAAGGATTTTGTGCAGGATATTACCGAAATATCTTTGGCAAAAGGCGAAGCAGATGCAATCAAGAAATATTTTGATAAATCCCAAATAATCGCGAAGTGGAATGTCCTTGAAGAAATTGAAAAGAAGCTGATTGTGCAGGTATTTACGGACACATCAGGCATAAAATTCAAGTCAGTTGTTCACACAATCCTGAAAAACAACTGCTTTGCATCGCGCAAAGTCTTTCTGAAAGGCGGATGGGAAATCTGGACAATTGCCGCGCCGGAAAAGGGCGCGATAAAAAATGCAATTGAAGCGATTAAAAAACTCGGCGCGCTTGAACTTCTATATGTCAAAAAATCAACATTTGATGGATTTAATCTTTCAGACCAGCAGGAAATGGTGCTGAAGTATGCCGTTGCGCGCGGCTATTACAATTGGCCGAGAAAAATCTCTGCGCAGGATTTGGCAAAAAAGTTAGGGTTCAACAAAGCAACGCTTCTTGAGCATTTGAGAAAAGCCGAGATAAAGATTATGAACAGGGAATTTGGCATATGA
- a CDS encoding N-6 DNA methylase: MINESGVRERITSLLMDYNKLHNKEDEAEKLAEEFIRELFESLGWSWRGGEIKFQKRIKSAQKTTRVDFSFKKSGELRPSFYLDAKRFSNRLEDQKDVQQVLDYGKNSGIRWVILTNFIKWRVFNSDYFDEPEHAELFEFDLNGCLGNPEYMRWLLLFSRDTSGVALNEYAKSHKKWKESADIEDLLTEQLLEARQKLGVAIRDQNLPKFDTGQNMEESIDYCVQTILDRIIFCRMLEDNGCDPDRKMQDALERWENGDKRIQFYKDFLCPFFGKMHDKYDSTIFDQDRIDRLSIKNEDFVPVLKSFYNHPKTNLRYRFDVINTDVLGHAYENYLSYKVTAKKRGLEEEQYKRKQSGIYYTPEFLVDFLVRATLGERLKKCKNQADALKIRVIDPACGSGTFLVRAFEEFKTWFTEHERKKEKSDNSSQTQLDAHSETGTSGFLDKVLENCLYGIDLDSRAVRLARLNLFLRAVDTPKQLPQLKIIERNSLVWDNEIPGALKIERDFPLVAEAGGFDIVLGNPPWEKWKPDSQEFFEQFYPGFGKLPVQEAKKKIEELTKKPYIKKKWIETQAHYEMYSTIFRENYEFQSAESNGKSVSGDLDLYKIFTERAHQLLKDGGMCGFVVPSGIYTDLGAKGLRTMLFDHSKINALYSFENRKFIFRDIDQRYKFVLLAYEKGGKTKSFPCAFFLHDKEDLEMAEENPTILDVEFVKSSSPTAWSMLEIKTPKDYGIVKKLLKNPLLGEKIEGAWNVGMQSGFHMTNDSHLFKTGLYGVSMLEGKNIHQFTHNFSESPTTRFKILEKDIEANLKPDKIYHKSYWMAYRLIARSMDTRTFISTIVPPGYVCGNSIAIVRTPDLKQLCFLCGVMNSFVVDYFMRQKVSANINMFYFLETPIPRLSSGKEFDSIVRKVVQLVAVTPEFDALKKEAGVEHALTNENDRMHARAQLDAIVAKLYGITKEELQFILAQFPLVDEKQKEMVLENIKI; encoded by the coding sequence ATGATAAACGAGAGCGGTGTAAGGGAGCGCATTACATCTTTGCTGATGGATTACAATAAACTGCATAATAAAGAAGACGAAGCAGAAAAACTGGCAGAGGAATTCATAAGAGAGCTTTTTGAATCGTTGGGCTGGAGCTGGCGCGGCGGCGAGATAAAATTTCAAAAAAGGATAAAAAGTGCCCAGAAAACAACGCGCGTGGATTTTTCTTTCAAAAAAAGCGGCGAGTTGCGCCCTTCATTCTATCTTGATGCAAAACGCTTTTCAAACCGCCTTGAAGACCAAAAAGACGTACAACAGGTTCTTGATTACGGCAAAAACAGCGGGATACGATGGGTTATTTTGACCAATTTCATAAAATGGAGAGTATTTAATTCAGATTATTTCGATGAACCAGAACATGCGGAGCTATTTGAGTTTGATTTAAACGGCTGCCTGGGAAATCCGGAATATATGCGTTGGTTATTACTGTTCTCAAGAGACACTAGCGGAGTTGCGCTGAACGAGTACGCAAAAAGCCATAAAAAATGGAAAGAAAGCGCGGATATAGAGGATTTGCTAACTGAACAATTGCTTGAAGCACGTCAAAAACTCGGCGTTGCAATCAGAGATCAAAATCTTCCGAAATTCGACACTGGGCAAAATATGGAAGAATCAATTGATTATTGCGTACAAACAATCCTTGACAGGATTATTTTTTGCAGAATGCTTGAGGATAACGGCTGCGACCCTGACAGAAAAATGCAGGATGCTCTTGAGCGATGGGAAAACGGAGACAAACGAATTCAATTCTACAAGGATTTTCTTTGCCCATTTTTCGGAAAAATGCATGACAAGTACGACAGCACCATATTTGACCAAGACAGAATAGACAGATTATCGATCAAAAATGAAGATTTTGTCCCTGTTTTGAAATCATTCTATAATCACCCGAAAACAAATTTAAGATACCGATTTGATGTTATCAACACAGACGTTTTAGGGCATGCATACGAAAATTATCTATCTTACAAAGTAACTGCTAAGAAAAGGGGGCTTGAAGAGGAACAGTACAAAAGAAAGCAAAGCGGAATATACTACACTCCGGAATTTCTTGTCGATTTTCTTGTGCGTGCGACGCTTGGAGAGCGCCTGAAAAAATGCAAAAATCAGGCAGATGCGCTTAAAATCAGGGTTATTGACCCTGCTTGCGGCTCAGGCACATTTCTTGTCCGTGCGTTTGAGGAATTTAAAACATGGTTTACGGAACATGAAAGAAAAAAGGAAAAATCCGATAACAGTTCGCAAACTCAGCTGGATGCGCATAGTGAAACAGGAACATCCGGCTTTCTTGACAAAGTTTTAGAGAACTGCCTCTACGGCATCGATTTGGACTCGCGCGCCGTGAGGTTGGCGAGACTAAACTTATTTTTGCGCGCTGTCGATACGCCAAAACAGCTCCCGCAGCTTAAAATTATCGAAAGAAATTCGCTTGTATGGGATAATGAAATCCCGGGAGCGCTCAAAATAGAAAGAGATTTTCCGCTTGTCGCGGAAGCCGGAGGATTTGATATAGTTCTCGGCAATCCGCCGTGGGAAAAATGGAAGCCGGATTCACAGGAATTCTTTGAACAATTTTATCCGGGCTTCGGCAAACTGCCTGTTCAAGAGGCGAAGAAAAAAATAGAGGAGCTTACCAAAAAGCCGTACATAAAGAAAAAATGGATTGAAACGCAAGCGCATTACGAGATGTATTCCACGATTTTCCGGGAAAATTACGAATTCCAGAGCGCGGAAAGCAACGGAAAAAGCGTATCCGGAGATTTGGATTTATACAAGATATTCACCGAACGCGCGCATCAATTGCTTAAAGACGGCGGCATGTGCGGCTTTGTAGTTCCAAGCGGAATTTACACGGATTTGGGGGCAAAAGGATTAAGGACCATGCTTTTCGACCATTCAAAGATTAATGCGCTTTACTCGTTTGAAAACCGAAAGTTCATATTCCGGGATATTGACCAGCGATACAAGTTTGTTCTTTTAGCTTATGAAAAAGGCGGAAAAACAAAATCGTTCCCGTGCGCGTTTTTCCTGCACGACAAAGAAGATTTAGAGATGGCAGAAGAAAATCCAACAATACTCGACGTTGAATTTGTAAAGAGTTCATCGCCTACTGCATGGAGTATGCTGGAAATAAAAACGCCAAAAGATTATGGAATTGTCAAGAAATTGCTTAAAAATCCTTTACTTGGAGAAAAAATAGAAGGCGCGTGGAATGTGGGAATGCAAAGCGGCTTCCACATGACAAATGATAGTCATCTCTTCAAAACAGGACTTTATGGCGTGTCGATGCTTGAAGGAAAAAATATCCACCAATTTACACATAATTTTAGTGAATCGCCAACGACACGATTTAAGATATTAGAAAAAGATATCGAAGCGAATCTGAAACCAGATAAAATATATCATAAAAGCTATTGGATGGCGTATAGATTGATTGCGAGGTCGATGGATACAAGAACTTTCATATCTACGATAGTGCCGCCGGGTTATGTGTGCGGAAACTCAATAGCCATAGTAAGAACGCCGGACTTAAAACAATTATGCTTCCTTTGCGGTGTGATGAACAGCTTTGTAGTCGATTACTTTATGAGACAGAAAGTCAGCGCGAATATCAATATGTTCTACTTCCTTGAAACACCGATTCCTCGCCTTTCTTCAGGCAAAGAATTTGACTCAATCGTGCGCAAAGTCGTTCAATTAGTGGCAGTAACGCCTGAATTTGACGCGCTGAAAAAAGAAGCCGGAGTTGAACACGCGCTGACAAATGAAAATGACAGGATGCATGCACGCGCGCAACTTGATGCAATAGTGGCGAAACTCTATGGCATTACAAAAGAAGAATTGCAATTTATTCTCGCGCAGTTCCCGCTTGTGGATGAGAAGCAGAAGGAGATGGTGTTAGAGAATATTAAAATATAA